In Zalophus californianus isolate mZalCal1 chromosome 16, mZalCal1.pri.v2, whole genome shotgun sequence, the sequence CAGGGGACATGCCGCCCCAGAGGCCGGGCGCCCACTCACCGCCACACAGCGAAGCAGAGGAAGATAGCGGCtcccaggaaggaggggaagcagAGCAAGGAGATGAAGACGGTGCTCATGTGCGAAGCCAGCCAGGGCCGGCGGGGCGCCTGGCAGTTGGCCATCAGGCTGGTCTGGGGACAAAGGCTGAGATCCGCCACTGCCACCACAGCCAcagctttgggggaggggggtgcttcCCGGAGGGGCCCTGGGCGACACCCCAGGCCAGGACGGGCTCCCCGCCCCCAGGGAGCAGACACTCAGAATGTGAGCCTGCGGGTTGCCACGCCGGTTTACGGAGGGGCGACTGAGGCGCACGAGGGGTGGCCTGTCCACCCTCCCGGATACGGAAGACCTGATGGGCACACAGTCACCTCTGATGGCTGTGCCCGGTGCTTCAGGAATGTCCTTTCCAGCGGGCCCCTGCGGACACCGTCCCGTCACACAGACGAGGAcacagggccagagggagaggctggtTCTCCAGCACCGAGCACACCCCAACCCAAGGACAGAGGAGCAGGGGGCCCTTCCCTCGGCCCAGGAGGGGCCTGTAGCTCCGAGCAGCTCCCAGCCGCCGGCCGGCACCTCCAGACGCCCAGCAATGACCACGGGGCCCCCGACGCGATGCTGCCCAGTTGGGAAAGGCAGTGACGCTGGAGGGAGGGCAGTCAGGGGAGGACGGGAGGGTCCCAAAGCCCCAAGGCCCCGTGGCCGCCCACCCCGTGGCCCAGCCTGGCTCACAGGCTCCTGAGACCCTGCCACCCTCCCGGGGGCCCGGCGGACCCTTACCTTCTTGACATAGAAGACAAGCAGCAGCTTGACAATCTGgatggcagggaggagaggggagaaaacgacccccagcctggggaggcagggaggggtgggggctgcagtCCAGAGGTGGGGTCGCGACCCCTGTGCTGCACCGCACAGCGACAGCAGCAGGGCCCAGGGTCACGAGATGCCCCACCCCAaggccaggctgggggagggcacCGCAAGAGGGGCCGCACGCTGCGTGCCCTGACAGGCGAGGGGTCAGGGCCCACGTCACCGCGGAACCCCCGAGCCGGGGCCTTGCTGCAGGCCTAAGGGGGAAAGGGGCTCAGCCTtccgcggggggcgggggggggccggCAATGGCAGGCGAGCGAAGACGCTTACCAGGTCAGGGTCTGCCCGTAAATCAGCTCCAGAACGTTCCCGGCAATGTCGAACTccggcttctccctcctcttaagCTGCTTCTCAGAGATGAGCCTGGGGCAGAGGAGCCCCCAAGGGTCACTTGGGGGGGCCAATCCCGGAGACCAATCCCCGGCAGGCCGGCCGGTGACCCTCCCCTCAGGCGCCCGGTGGATGTCAGGGGACACGGCAGGCTGAGGTCCTCCACCTGAGGGGTTCGGGGCTACAGCTGACTTCCTCTccgtcttttttctttctttcttttttttttttaagtaatctctacggctgacgtggggctcgaactcaggaccccgagatcaagagttacacgcGCCACCCACAGAGCCAGGCGCCCACATCCTGGTCTTTTTTCTAGGCCCAGGTATAAACATGCTCAACAGGCATCAAATGTTTTACGGACCGTTAAACATCCCGTTTTTAAATCGTTATTAAACTCCTATGTTCctggaaaaaaaccacaaacagaaaaaaataaaagcagtagcAACACCGGCGCCCAGCAGCCTCCCGAAAATGTCCCTCcgtccttccctccttctgtttTCCCTGGACAAGACTGAGATTAGACATCATTTTGGAGACTTCTTTCTCCATCTAAAAACACATGACATCCTGACTTGGGTTTCGCTCGCTCGGATGCTCTTCCGCGGAAGAGGCGGCACGGGGGCGGGGCGATGGCCCCCAGGGGGAGTGAGGTCCTGCCTCTCGCAGATGAGGGTGCTCTGAGccctcctgagggcaggggcGAGGGgtgcggggggcgcggggggcggggcgggcagccCAGGTGCCCAAGGGGCGTGCGCGGGGCCCGGGGCCTCACCTCCACACCAGCTCCCCGAGCAGTGTGTCCAGCAGCACGAAGACGAAGTCCAGCACCACGAGCCGATACAGCTCCTGGCCCACAAAGTTCTCCCAGCACTGAAACAGACCGGGCCTCAGCCCCCGGGCCCCTGGTGCCCCCGCCACCCCGCCCACCCCAGCagcccacccaggggccctcccaGCCGCCGGAGACCCGGCCAGACGGGCCACACGGCCGGCTGCGGGCGGGCCCTCCACCCCCACCGCCAGCAGCAGGGCAGCCCCGTGACGGGCCCCGGTGGCCTCCTGCTGCCCCAGGGCCACCCTCACCTGGTCCTTCAGGGTGCCCACCCTGCGGCCTAGCCAGTGGTAGCAAAGAATGCCCAGGATGACCATCTTGAGGATGAGGTTCCTGTAGAGGACAGGGAGGCGGGGAGTGCTGATGAAAGAGGGGGGGGACCCGGGGGGGCAGGGGCCCCGCCCCAGGCAGcctccacctgccccacctgGCCACACACCTGCAGACGGCCACGTACACCTCCAGCACCGGCGAGTCGTGCCGCTCCAGGGCCGCCAGGCAGCGGAACAGGTAGGGGGCCCCCAGGTTGAGGAGGCCGACCACCACGGGCAGGGCCAGCAGCGCCCCCTCCTGCTCGGCGGACACCGGGCTCTGCAGGAGGAGGGGCGGCGGCGGTCAAGGCAGGTGCCCCGGTTGGGGGGAGCGGCCaggaggccccccccccacccgccccggcGTGGAAGGAGAGGGCCAAACCGCCTCAcagcacctccctccctccccaagacACGCCCACCCCAGGCCTCCGCTTCAAACCAcacaggaagggggtggggacacgggggtcagaaagagaaatccaaaAGGCAGGgggagccagagccagagccgCCCGGGAAagagggggccggggggaggggggcaagcaCCGGGGGGCCCGTCCAAATTCGGCAGGGGTCTGACCCTGTGGCCAGGGCTCCAGGGAAGGTCCTCTCTCTGCCCGCACCTTGATCATGAGCTCGGAGAAGGCGTAGACGGCCACGGTGCAGCCCAGCGTAGTCCCCAGGGACAGCAGCCACACGAGCCCCCGCACGGCCACCCGCCGCAGCCGCCCGCATGCGCTCTGGGAGCCCCGCCGTCGCTGCCACTCGGCCAACAGCTCCTGTGGGCAACGAGCCCATCACGAACCCCGCGCAGCCGCGCAGAGACACACGGGGGACAGCGGGGGGAGACTGGAGGGACCCAGGGGtcgcctccctcccacccccagtgctaccacctgcccctccccgtcCCCAGGCACAAAAGAGAACACCGGGCAGGGTCTCAAGGCTGCGCCCTGCCCTCCATCCCCACCAACCCCCATTTGGTCACCCTGCTCCCACCTCGGGCTCACGCTGCATCCTGAGGCCTGCCCCgacctcccacccacctccctccccagccctgcctcctgagCCCCACTCCCTGCCTTGGAGGTGGGCGGGCCCCCAGCTGCCCAGAAGCCCTAAGGCGCAAAGGACACCTGGCCGGCCAtgggagctccctgagggcaatGAGGGCCCATCAGCCAGGTCAAAGCTGGGGGCACCCCAGGAAGGCAGAGAACATCCCACAAGGCCCGGCCTGGCCACCGGCCTTGGGCAAAGGACTGAACCTCAGGTCGGTGTGCTCACAGGCAGCACGGACAGCTAACAGTCCCTGTCCTGGGCTACCGTGTCGAGCCAGGGTGCGTGCCGGCAGGAGCCCCGGGGTCTCTGCCCACGGGGACCGCTGGCCGAGGGCCCCAAGAGCAGCCTAAGCCCCTTGCACCGGAGCGTCAGCCCGCGGGTTCTCCAGCTTGCGGCTAAGGGCGAACGGACATACTGAGCCCCCCAGGATGGAGGGCTGGCCAACAGCAAGCACCCACCTTGAGCACGCACGCACAGCAAAACGTGCTGTGAGCAGAGTGTTCTATTAACAAGGGCTCCTGCGCATTCGAGGACCCTGGACACTAACCCTGGCCAACGGGCGAGAGGCGGCCCCACATGGGTGACCCATACGGAAGAAAACTCCAGGACGATTCCCAGGGCTACCTCCTGTCCCTGGATTAGGGGCAACAGGCCAAGACCCCACCCCCGTGCCCCACGCACAGCTCTGGCCACATGGGCCTAAGTGGACGCGGGCCGGGTCTGTGGGAGCCGAGATGAAGTCAGGGCCCCTGAGCGGCTCACCTTCAGATGGGTTCGGATGTTGTCGTGCTGGAGGCGGGAGGCCCGTCTCTGGGTCACCTTGTGGTCCCAGGAGCAGAAAACGGTGACAGCATGAACCCCCGAGGTGCTGCCCACCCGGTAGCTCTCCCCGAAAGAGTGGGACATGCTGGGAGAAGCAGAGCCGGGCAGAGAGGTGACAAGGGGCACAGAGGCTGGGGAGAAGGCAGTCAGGAAGCTCGCCGTAGCTGAGAGCCGCCACTCACTCTGATTAGCCCTTCGGGCGCTAGATGGGCCTCCCGCCaacccccctgcccctcctccagccctgcgcTCTGGGCCTCCTGCCGCGGGCTGCTGGCCACCCTACATCAACCCTGTCTGATTCGGTGCCCATCGAATGCGGCCAGCAGGGCAGGGCTCCGTGACCCACTGACGTGGCTGGCCGCCTCCCACACAGACAGCGCCGCAGAATATGCCAACTTACCTCGGGCCTTTTGCACGGCCTGTCCCAAGAGCCAAAAcaccttcctctgcttctcccctgcccacGCGTATTCAACCACCCTGTCTGACACGAGCACCTCCTCTAGCCAGAAGCCAGCCTGAGTCCTCCAGTGCCCCAGAACACCCCGGCAAGCACCTCCAGGGCTCTGGATCTTCCCAGCCTCCTCACTGGTCTGTCTTCTCCCCTAGACAGcgagttccttgagggcaggcagCATGCTCATTTACCCTCCTGCCCTGAGCTGAGCACAACCAATGTCTGGAGCGGGGAGGGGGATGAATGGTTgagtgggtggaaggaaggaaggaaggaagggtggatgcatggatggatggacggagcgtggatggatggatggatggatggacggagcGTGGATGCATGGACGGAGCGTGGATGCATGGACGgagcgtggatggatggatggatggacggagcgtggatggatggacggagcGTGGATGCATGGACGGAGCGTGGATGCATGGACGGAGcgtggatgcatggatggatggacggagcgtggatggatggacggagcgtggatggatggacggagcgtggatggatggatggatggatggacggagcGTGGATGCATGGACGGAGCGTGGATGCATGGACGgagcgtggatggatggatggatggacggagcgtggatggatggacggagcGTGGATGCATGGACGGAGCGTGGATGCATGGACGGAGcgtggatgcatggatggatggacggagcgtggatggatggacggagcGTGGATGCATGGACGGAGCGTGGATGCATGGACGGAGcgtggatgcatggatggatggacggagcgtggatggatggacggagcgtggatggatggacggagcgtggatggatggatggatggatggacggagcGTGGATGCATGGACGGAGCGTGGATGCATGGACGgagcgtggatggatggatggatggacggagcgtggatggatggacggagcGTGGATGCATGGACGGAGCGTGGATGCATGGACGGAGcgtggatgcatggatggatggacggagcgtggatggatggacggagcGTGGATGCATGGACGGAGCGTGGATGCATGGACGGAGcgtggatgcatggatggatggacggagcgtggatggatggacggagcGTGGATGCATGGACGGAGcgtggatgcatggatggatggacggagcgtggatggatggacggagcGTGGATGCATGGACGGAGTGTGGATGCATGGACGGAGCGTGGATGCATGGACGGAGCGTGGATgcatggacggatggacggagcGTGGACGGATGGAAGGACGGAAGTGTGGGGGGTAGACGGGACAATGACCCATAATGACTGGATGAGGAGATGACCAGGAGTACTCAGAGCCAAGGTCGTATGGTGGAGGGCCATTACCTGTACACGAGGGTGACGCAGGTGATAAAGAAGGCTAGGCCCACAGTGAAGAGGTAGGCCAAGGGCATGCTGTAGGGCAGGCCGGCGGCCTCGCGGCTACACCGGCCGCCAGCGGGGGCTGGCGCACACGGCTGGTTCAGTGTGCTGTTAGCGTAGTAGCCATAGTACATGGCCGTGTGCGTGAAGCGGCCCTGCAGGGGGGAGGCCCCGTGGAGTCAGGGACTCTCCCCCTTCCCATCCCTGACCCAGCCTCAGGCTTCacgaggcagagggagggcacCCAGGGGGCAGGGCGAGgagaagggcagggcaggggcagagaggggagcaCAGAGGGCCACAGCCGTCCCGGGGCTCCGCGGCCCCACGGGAGTCAGGGCAGGATGGCTATGAAGAACGGGCTGGCTGGAGCCCCTCCCGGGGAGTCCCGGCACAGCCAGGGGCGGCGGTTCCCTGGGGGAAGCCATGCCAAGCGGGGCAGAAGGCAGGGCCCCCGCCTGCAGacgcccccggccccccgcccccccccacggCTCCCTCGCCCTGAGCGAGCCCTCACCCCGCCGGTGAGCAGCTCCAGGCCCGTGAAGCTGCGTGCAGAGCCCGGGGGGGCCGGCGGCGGGAAGGCCGCCTGCACGCCCACGATGAAGgccagcagcggcagcagcaggaGGGCGTTGAAGGCCAGCAGGGTCTTGAGGAAGAGGAAGTAGGAGAGCACGCTGGAGCCGAACTGGCCTCCGATCTGCTTCAGGGCGTAGCGCCACGGCCTCAGGGCGTGCAGACCCGCGAGCAGCCCGAGCCCCAGGCTGTGCAGGGCCTGTgggcacagaggcaggaagggaagggacctGCCCCGAGCTCGCgtaggggcggggggaggggggcgagcTTGGAGGTGCAGGGGCAGTGGAGGGCACTGCGGAGGGGAGGGCGGGTCTGAGGGCTGCGAGACCCCACACGCAGGACAGCCACAGAAGAAAGGGGgggccaccccacccccgcccggccGCCCTGGGCGCATCCCAGACAGGAGGCTCCTACCAGGACGCAGGCGTCTCGGAGCCGGCCACAGCAGGGGAACAGCCCACGCGGGCCCTGCCGGCCCCTCTGCTTCCCCGTCGGGGTCTGGCTCTCCTCTCTGGGGGCACAGGCCGCATCAGGGTGGGACCAGGGACGTTCCGACTGCCCCCTGGGAGCCACCCGCGGCATGCTCAGGGCCCTTCTCACCGACCGCCCAGCCCCAAGGAAGTGGGTCTCGAGATGGCCCGAGGCCGACGGGCACTGACCGCAGGCAGCGTTTCTCGGCCAGGCCCAAGGGCATTCCCCGGAGCATGTGGTCCCGCTGGGCCGCCGGCAGGCCCTGCAGCTCCTTCACCAGGAGGAAGCGTTTCTCTACAGAAGGATGGGGCTCTGTCAGTGCCCCgccacacccctccctccctccctccctccctcctgcacctGTGCCCAGGAGCCTGCACAAGCCTGTCTGCCCCTGCCGGCCACCCCAGCGCAGACCTCTGCCCACCCTCGCAGGCCCGGACGGCTGTCCTCTGCCCGTACCATCCAAGCCAGGCCCCGCCGTGCCCGCCGGCCTTGCCCTACTAGCTGTCTTCACTCACCGCCTCAGCCTATGAGCCCGGTGCCCTCCTCCTGCACCCTGACTCTCCTCCTGGGTCCCCCCAGGCGTCTTGCTCTGACCCCCAGTGCACCTGAGCCTCACCCGCCCCCCGGCTCAGCAGTGACGAggtccccaccccatcccctagCACTTCTCACTATGCTCTTGTGGGGTGATGGGGGGGCCTGTAgacccacccccctctctctctctcccaccttcGCTACCAGCCTGGGAGGGGGCACCACTTCAGCCCCAAGTGACAGACAAGGGGACACCTGGCCAGGCCTGCAAAGTGAAGCTGGCAAGTTGCCCAGAGCCCgctcctccctgccctgtccATCCCCTATCACAGGGCCCCCACTAAACTGGGGAGGACACAGACAGGACCCCCACACGGTGCCTGAGCTCCAGGTACCGGAACAGCACAGGTTACCTGGTTGAAGACCGACCTGTGACACTGGCCCTGCTATGAACACTGTCCCTTGCCCTCTAGCACCTCCacacccacctcccacctcagggcctttgcacgtgcccCGCTGTTCTagtgtcacttcctccaggaagcctccctggATCCCTGTCCTGCCGCGTGCCTTTCCTCAGTCTCCCTTGCCTGAGCCTGAGTGTGCTCTTCCGTTTGGTTTGTTCCCATCTGTTTCAC encodes:
- the TMC6 gene encoding transmembrane channel-like protein 6 isoform X1 codes for the protein MAQPLNFVLNVPETPEDHGSQEPSPYDESEVHDSFHQLIQEQSQWVAEEGLELQQREPGAGGQETSGHLDESFCFVGSGQQALPGPEDALVHSTATLRILASMPSRTIGRSRGAVICQYYNRSVRLRRRVSRPELKGVRRSARPSLRLYDLELDPAALQEEEKRFLLVKELQGLPAAQRDHMLRGMPLGLAEKRCLREESQTPTGKQRGRQGPRGLFPCCGRLRDACVLALHSLGLGLLAGLHALRPWRYALKQIGGQFGSSVLSYFLFLKTLLAFNALLLLPLLAFIVGVQAAFPPPAPPGSARSFTGLELLTGGGRFTHTAMYYGYYANSTLNQPCAPAPAGGRCSREAAGLPYSMPLAYLFTVGLAFFITCVTLVYSMSHSFGESYRVGSTSGVHAVTVFCSWDHKVTQRRASRLQHDNIRTHLKELLAEWQRRRGSQSACGRLRRVAVRGLVWLLSLGTTLGCTVAVYAFSELMIKSPVSAEQEGALLALPVVVGLLNLGAPYLFRCLAALERHDSPVLEVYVAVCRNLILKMVILGILCYHWLGRRVGTLKDQCWENFVGQELYRLVVLDFVFVLLDTLLGELVWRLISEKQLKRREKPEFDIAGNVLELIYGQTLTWLGVVFSPLLPAIQIVKLLLVFYVKKTSLMANCQAPRRPWLASHMSTVFISLLCFPSFLGAAIFLCFAVWRVKPSSTCGPFRSLDSMYEAGKVWVRRLEEAGPRVSWLPWVHRYLVENTFPVYLVSALLLAVIYLHIQVVKGQRRVICLLKEQISNEGEDKVFLINKLHSVYERKERSRHRASFATVGTRIPAPQPGVMSSHPRSRLTLCHPPVPCFPQAGKIWSASRAQGRATSCRKSSRGAGTLTVHTGTCSAECWVRFAHFDSHSSLFTSPDCDPLRCCPS
- the TMC6 gene encoding transmembrane channel-like protein 6 isoform X4: MAQPLNFVLNVPETPEDHGQEPSPYDESEVHDSFHQLIQEQSQWVAEEGLELQQREPGAGGQETSGSGQQALPGPEDALVHSTATLRILASMPSRTIGRSRGAVICQYYNRSVRLRRRVSRPELKGVRRSARPSLRLYDLELDPAALQEEEKRFLLVKELQGLPAAQRDHMLRGMPLGLAEKRCLREESQTPTGKQRGRQGPRGLFPCCGRLRDACVLALHSLGLGLLAGLHALRPWRYALKQIGGQFGSSVLSYFLFLKTLLAFNALLLLPLLAFIVGVQAAFPPPAPPGSARSFTGLELLTGGGRFTHTAMYYGYYANSTLNQPCAPAPAGGRCSREAAGLPYSMPLAYLFTVGLAFFITCVTLVYSMSHSFGESYRVGSTSGVHAVTVFCSWDHKVTQRRASRLQHDNIRTHLKELLAEWQRRRGSQSACGRLRRVAVRGLVWLLSLGTTLGCTVAVYAFSELMIKSPVSAEQEGALLALPVVVGLLNLGAPYLFRCLAALERHDSPVLEVYVAVCRNLILKMVILGILCYHWLGRRVGTLKDQCWENFVGQELYRLVVLDFVFVLLDTLLGELVWRLISEKQLKRREKPEFDIAGNVLELIYGQTLTWLGVVFSPLLPAIQIVKLLLVFYVKKTSLMANCQAPRRPWLASHMSTVFISLLCFPSFLGAAIFLCFAVWRVKPSSTCGPFRSLDSMYEAGKVWVRRLEEAGPRVSWLPWVHRYLVENTFPVYLVSALLLAVIYLHIQVVKGQRRVICLLKEQISNEGEDKVFLINKLHSVYERKERSRHRASFATVGTRIPAPQPGVMSSHPRSRLTLCHPPVPCFPQAGKIWSASRAQGRATSCRKSSRGAGTLTVHTGTCSAECWVRFAHFDSHSSLFTSPDCDPLRCCPS
- the TMC6 gene encoding transmembrane channel-like protein 6 isoform X3, giving the protein MAQPLNFVLNVPETPEDHGSQEPSPYDESEVHDSFHQLIQEQSQWVAEEGLELQQREPGAGGQETSGSGQQALPGPEDALVHSTATLRILASMPSRTIGRSRGAVICQYYNRSVRLRRRVSRPELKGVRRSARPSLRLYDLELDPAALQEEEKRFLLVKELQGLPAAQRDHMLRGMPLGLAEKRCLREESQTPTGKQRGRQGPRGLFPCCGRLRDACVLALHSLGLGLLAGLHALRPWRYALKQIGGQFGSSVLSYFLFLKTLLAFNALLLLPLLAFIVGVQAAFPPPAPPGSARSFTGLELLTGGGRFTHTAMYYGYYANSTLNQPCAPAPAGGRCSREAAGLPYSMPLAYLFTVGLAFFITCVTLVYSMSHSFGESYRVGSTSGVHAVTVFCSWDHKVTQRRASRLQHDNIRTHLKELLAEWQRRRGSQSACGRLRRVAVRGLVWLLSLGTTLGCTVAVYAFSELMIKSPVSAEQEGALLALPVVVGLLNLGAPYLFRCLAALERHDSPVLEVYVAVCRNLILKMVILGILCYHWLGRRVGTLKDQCWENFVGQELYRLVVLDFVFVLLDTLLGELVWRLISEKQLKRREKPEFDIAGNVLELIYGQTLTWLGVVFSPLLPAIQIVKLLLVFYVKKTSLMANCQAPRRPWLASHMSTVFISLLCFPSFLGAAIFLCFAVWRVKPSSTCGPFRSLDSMYEAGKVWVRRLEEAGPRVSWLPWVHRYLVENTFPVYLVSALLLAVIYLHIQVVKGQRRVICLLKEQISNEGEDKVFLINKLHSVYERKERSRHRASFATVGTRIPAPQPGVMSSHPRSRLTLCHPPVPCFPQAGKIWSASRAQGRATSCRKSSRGAGTLTVHTGTCSAECWVRFAHFDSHSSLFTSPDCDPLRCCPS
- the TMC6 gene encoding transmembrane channel-like protein 6 isoform X5, translating into MAQPLNFVLNVPETPEDHGSQEPSPYDESEVHDSFHQLIQEQSQWVAEEGLELQQREPGAGGQETSGHLDESFCFVGSGQQALPGPEDALVHSTATLRILASMPSRTIGRSRGAVICQYYNRSVRLRRRVSRPELKGVRRSARPSLRLYDLELDPAALQEEEKRFLLVKELQGLPAAQRDHMLRGMPLGLAEKRCLREESQTPTGKQRGRQGPRGLFPCCGRLRDACVLALHSLGLGLLAGLHALRPWRYALKQIGGQFGSSVLSYFLFLKTLLAFNALLLLPLLAFIVGVQAAFPPPAPPGSARSFTGLELLTGGGRFTHTAMYYGYYANSTLNQPCAPAPAGGRCSREAAGLPYSMPLAYLFTVGLAFFITCVTLVYSMSHSFGESYRVGSTSGVHAVTVFCSWDHKVTQRRASRLQHDNIRTHLKELLAEWQRRRGSQSACGRLRRVAVRGLVWLLSLGTTLGCTVAVYAFSELMIKSPVSAEQEGALLALPVVVGLLNLGAPYLFRCLAALERHDSPVLEVYVAVCRNLILKMVILGILCYHWLGRRVGTLKDQCWENFVGQELYRLVVLDFVFVLLDTLLGELVWRLISEKQLKRREKPEFDIAGNVLELIYGQTLTWLGVVFSPLLPAIQIVKLLLVFYVKKTSLMANCQAPRRPWLASHMSTVFISLLCFPSFLGAAIFLCFAVWRVKPSSTCGPFRSLDSMYEAGKVWVRRLEEAGPRVSWLPWVHRYLVENTFPVYLVSALLLAVIYLHIQVVKGQRRVICLLKEQISNEGEDKVFLINKLHSVYERKERSRAGRTQEAERLTDDPDAW
- the TMC6 gene encoding transmembrane channel-like protein 6 isoform X6; amino-acid sequence: MAQPLNFVLNVPETPEDHGQEPSPYDESEVHDSFHQLIQEQSQWVAEEGLELQQREPGAGGQETSGSGQQALPGPEDALVHSTATLRILASMPSRTIGRSRGAVICQYYNRSVRLRRRVSRPELKGVRRSARPSLRLYDLELDPAALQEEEKRFLLVKELQGLPAAQRDHMLRGMPLGLAEKRCLREESQTPTGKQRGRQGPRGLFPCCGRLRDACVLALHSLGLGLLAGLHALRPWRYALKQIGGQFGSSVLSYFLFLKTLLAFNALLLLPLLAFIVGVQAAFPPPAPPGSARSFTGLELLTGGGRFTHTAMYYGYYANSTLNQPCAPAPAGGRCSREAAGLPYSMPLAYLFTVGLAFFITCVTLVYSMSHSFGESYRVGSTSGVHAVTVFCSWDHKVTQRRASRLQHDNIRTHLKELLAEWQRRRGSQSACGRLRRVAVRGLVWLLSLGTTLGCTVAVYAFSELMIKSPVSAEQEGALLALPVVVGLLNLGAPYLFRCLAALERHDSPVLEVYVAVCRNLILKMVILGILCYHWLGRRVGTLKDQCWENFVGQELYRLVVLDFVFVLLDTLLGELVWRLISEKQLKRREKPEFDIAGNVLELIYGQTLTWLGVVFSPLLPAIQIVKLLLVFYVKKTSLMANCQAPRRPWLASHMSTVFISLLCFPSFLGAAIFLCFAVWRVKPSSTCGPFRSLDSMYEAGKVWVRRLEEAGPRVSWLPWVHRYLVENTFPVYLVSALLLAVIYLHIQVVKGQRRVICLLKEQISNEGEDKVFLINKLHSVYERKERSRAGRTQEAERLTDDPDAW
- the TMC6 gene encoding transmembrane channel-like protein 6 isoform X2; amino-acid sequence: MAQPLNFVLNVPETPEDHGQEPSPYDESEVHDSFHQLIQEQSQWVAEEGLELQQREPGAGGQETSGHLDESFCFVGSGQQALPGPEDALVHSTATLRILASMPSRTIGRSRGAVICQYYNRSVRLRRRVSRPELKGVRRSARPSLRLYDLELDPAALQEEEKRFLLVKELQGLPAAQRDHMLRGMPLGLAEKRCLREESQTPTGKQRGRQGPRGLFPCCGRLRDACVLALHSLGLGLLAGLHALRPWRYALKQIGGQFGSSVLSYFLFLKTLLAFNALLLLPLLAFIVGVQAAFPPPAPPGSARSFTGLELLTGGGRFTHTAMYYGYYANSTLNQPCAPAPAGGRCSREAAGLPYSMPLAYLFTVGLAFFITCVTLVYSMSHSFGESYRVGSTSGVHAVTVFCSWDHKVTQRRASRLQHDNIRTHLKELLAEWQRRRGSQSACGRLRRVAVRGLVWLLSLGTTLGCTVAVYAFSELMIKSPVSAEQEGALLALPVVVGLLNLGAPYLFRCLAALERHDSPVLEVYVAVCRNLILKMVILGILCYHWLGRRVGTLKDQCWENFVGQELYRLVVLDFVFVLLDTLLGELVWRLISEKQLKRREKPEFDIAGNVLELIYGQTLTWLGVVFSPLLPAIQIVKLLLVFYVKKTSLMANCQAPRRPWLASHMSTVFISLLCFPSFLGAAIFLCFAVWRVKPSSTCGPFRSLDSMYEAGKVWVRRLEEAGPRVSWLPWVHRYLVENTFPVYLVSALLLAVIYLHIQVVKGQRRVICLLKEQISNEGEDKVFLINKLHSVYERKERSRHRASFATVGTRIPAPQPGVMSSHPRSRLTLCHPPVPCFPQAGKIWSASRAQGRATSCRKSSRGAGTLTVHTGTCSAECWVRFAHFDSHSSLFTSPDCDPLRCCPS